Proteins encoded within one genomic window of Flavobacterium gilvum:
- a CDS encoding DUF2461 domain-containing protein, with protein sequence MLSKDTLQFLEDLKANNNRDWFLENKKRYEAVKKDYHQLVGSLLDTLKPLDSSLEMMEVKNCVFRINRDIRFSKDKSPYKTNLGIWISPGSKHIEAPGYYLHIENENCFVGGGLYCPQPDQLQKIRKEIHFFYDDLVEILNDKKFKSIYESLSRDENSTLKNPPKGYDKEDPAIEFLKLKSFTAIQKFDTKLATQKDFVSIIAEKMIALKPFNNFIDRALSE encoded by the coding sequence ATGCTCTCAAAAGACACGCTGCAATTTCTCGAAGACTTAAAAGCCAATAACAATCGTGATTGGTTTCTCGAAAACAAAAAACGTTACGAAGCTGTAAAAAAAGACTACCATCAACTAGTGGGTTCTTTACTCGACACACTGAAACCGCTTGATTCCTCATTGGAAATGATGGAGGTCAAAAATTGTGTTTTCAGAATCAATCGTGACATTCGATTTTCCAAAGACAAATCACCTTATAAAACCAATTTAGGAATTTGGATTTCTCCGGGCTCCAAACACATTGAGGCTCCGGGTTATTATCTTCATATCGAAAACGAAAACTGTTTTGTTGGAGGCGGATTGTATTGTCCGCAACCGGATCAGCTTCAAAAAATCAGAAAAGAAATTCACTTTTTCTATGATGATTTGGTCGAAATTCTTAACGATAAAAAGTTCAAATCCATTTACGAAAGTTTAAGCAGGGACGAAAATTCAACCCTGAAAAATCCACCAAAAGGATACGATAAAGAAGACCCAGCTATTGAATTCTTGAAACTAAAAAGTTTTACTGCTATTCAAAAATTTGACACAAAACTGGCAACCCAAAAAGATTTTGTCTCGATAATCGCCGAAAAAATGATTGCCTTAAAACCATTTAATAATTTTATCGACAGAGCATTATCAGAATAA
- the murB gene encoding UDP-N-acetylmuramate dehydrogenase, whose product MEILHHFSLKNYNTFGIEAKAEQFVAVHSVAELKSILEQNKNQKKFILGGGSNMLLTKDIEALVIHIDLKGKKILKEDADYVWVESQAGENWHEFVLWAIDQNFGGIENMSLIPGNVGTTPVQNIGAYGVEMKDTFVSCEAINIESQEMRTFTKEECNFGYRESIFKNEVKDQYIITSAVFKLTKQNHKINTSYGDILAELTKNNITTPTLKDVSNAVIAIRKSKLPDPAELGNSGSFFKNPILLKTDFEKIHQNFPEMRFFDISATEVKVPAGWLIEQAGLKGKRFGDAGIHKNQALVLVNYGGATGQEILEVSKTVQDTVFNTFGIHIEAEVNII is encoded by the coding sequence ATGGAGATTTTGCATCATTTTTCTTTAAAAAACTACAACACTTTTGGCATTGAAGCCAAAGCCGAACAATTTGTCGCCGTCCACAGTGTAGCCGAATTAAAAAGCATTTTGGAACAAAATAAAAATCAAAAAAAATTCATCCTTGGCGGAGGGAGCAATATGCTTTTGACAAAAGATATCGAAGCGCTAGTAATCCATATTGATTTAAAAGGAAAAAAAATACTCAAAGAAGATGCCGATTATGTTTGGGTTGAAAGCCAAGCTGGCGAAAACTGGCATGAATTTGTGCTTTGGGCCATTGACCAAAACTTTGGCGGAATCGAAAATATGTCGCTTATTCCCGGTAATGTTGGTACAACACCCGTACAAAACATTGGCGCTTATGGAGTCGAAATGAAAGACACTTTTGTTTCCTGCGAAGCTATCAATATCGAGAGTCAGGAAATGAGAACTTTCACTAAAGAAGAATGTAATTTTGGATACCGAGAAAGTATTTTCAAAAACGAGGTCAAAGACCAATACATCATCACTTCTGCTGTTTTCAAACTAACGAAACAGAACCATAAAATAAACACTTCCTACGGAGACATTCTTGCTGAATTGACAAAAAACAACATCACAACTCCCACTCTAAAAGACGTGAGCAATGCCGTGATTGCTATTCGAAAAAGCAAATTACCCGATCCTGCAGAATTGGGAAACAGCGGTAGTTTTTTTAAAAACCCGATACTTTTAAAAACTGATTTTGAGAAAATCCACCAAAATTTCCCCGAAATGAGATTCTTTGACATTTCAGCAACCGAAGTCAAAGTTCCTGCAGGTTGGCTGATTGAACAAGCCGGATTAAAAGGAAAACGTTTTGGCGATGCCGGAATCCATAAAAACCAAGCATTAGTTTTAGTGAATTATGGTGGAGCTACAGGACAGGAAATTCTAGAAGTTTCCAAAACAGTACAGGATACGGTGTTCAATACGTTTGGCATCCATATTGAGGCAGAAGTTAACATCATATAG
- a CDS encoding glycosyltransferase codes for MLTFTLYFFIAIIVIQLFYYLVVFTKFSFARTQEIEAKNIPISVIVCAKNEEENVIKYIPLLAEQNYPDFEIVLIDDASRDNTLEIFEEFEKQYPNIRLVKVKNNEAFWGNKKYALTLGIKAARKEHLLFIDADCYPTSKDWITAMSSRFTRQRTIILGYGAYEKAGNSFLNKIIRYETLLTAIQYFSWAKIGKPYMGVGRNLAYKKEEFFKVNGFIDHIQIRSGDDDLFINQAANSDNITISYSPESFTYSAPKSTFKDWFIQKRRHVATAKHYKAFDKIQLGLFFSSQLLFLLLPIPLLIFQFQWILVLSLIGFRYLVTWIVAGFAAGKLKEKDVMYWYPIIEIILIFTQINVFITNIFSKPAHWK; via the coding sequence ATGCTAACCTTTACTTTATACTTTTTTATTGCAATAATTGTCATTCAACTTTTTTATTATCTCGTTGTTTTTACAAAATTTTCTTTTGCCAGAACACAAGAAATTGAAGCGAAAAACATACCAATTTCCGTAATAGTTTGTGCCAAAAACGAAGAAGAAAACGTAATAAAATACATTCCTTTATTAGCTGAACAAAATTATCCGGACTTTGAAATTGTTTTGATTGACGATGCTTCCAGAGACAATACCCTGGAGATTTTTGAAGAATTTGAAAAACAATATCCAAATATTCGTTTGGTAAAAGTAAAAAACAATGAGGCTTTTTGGGGAAACAAAAAATATGCATTAACACTGGGAATTAAGGCTGCCAGAAAAGAACACCTTTTATTTATCGATGCCGACTGCTATCCTACTTCCAAAGATTGGATAACCGCCATGAGTTCTCGATTTACAAGACAAAGAACTATCATTTTGGGATATGGAGCTTATGAAAAAGCAGGTAATTCCTTTTTGAATAAAATAATCCGATACGAAACCTTACTTACCGCCATCCAATATTTTTCCTGGGCAAAAATTGGCAAACCTTATATGGGTGTTGGCCGTAATTTAGCATACAAAAAAGAAGAGTTTTTCAAAGTAAACGGTTTTATAGACCATATTCAGATTCGTTCTGGCGACGATGACTTATTCATTAACCAGGCAGCAAATTCAGACAATATCACTATCAGTTACAGCCCTGAAAGCTTCACTTACTCGGCTCCAAAATCGACTTTTAAAGATTGGTTTATCCAAAAAAGAAGACACGTTGCCACGGCCAAACATTACAAAGCTTTTGATAAAATACAATTAGGACTCTTTTTCAGCTCACAATTATTGTTTTTATTATTGCCAATTCCACTACTTATTTTTCAATTCCAATGGATTTTGGTTCTGAGCCTTATTGGGTTCCGATACTTGGTAACTTGGATTGTTGCCGGGTTTGCTGCCGGAAAATTAAAAGAAAAAGATGTGATGTATTGGTATCCTATTATAGAAATTATACTTATATTCACTCAAATTAATGTTTTTATAACCAACATCTTTTCAAAACC